The following proteins come from a genomic window of Trifolium pratense cultivar HEN17-A07 linkage group LG4, ARS_RC_1.1, whole genome shotgun sequence:
- the LOC123924370 gene encoding 5'-3' exoribonuclease 3-like isoform X2, which yields MGVPSFYRWLINKYPKAVTNTNTSTVEYDNLYLDMNSIIHPCFHPNDDDNNINKISPTTFDQVFTNMFDYIDHLVTIVKPRKLLYMAIDGVAPQGKMYNQRTRRFRTAKDDEMREAEEERLRKKFEMEGKQVLPKQECEVSDSNIITPGTEFMHQLSKALKSYISLRISSNSLWKDIMVILSDANVPGEGEHKIISFIRKQRGLPDYDPNTVHCLYGSDADLIMLGLSSHEPHFSIIREVVPNYHEKLQQNAVKRFELLHIWLLREYLELEMKIQDPPKNFTVDFERIVDDFIFICFFAGNDFLPHLPSLDNIFEGAIDLLMTVYKKEFNKFGGYLVDINKMGEKCMTFVKLSRVEKFILMVGAYEEKIFNKKSAIRDNKLRRLISDQEQSKQEEQNAFDYMDIENESSSNCTVSDEEILKNTKDLKEELNKCIKEKGDLLKSGDFLIDKIKLGTVGFKERYYKEKFSVEGSTNIELKRKEIVQKYTEGLLWVLQYYFSGVASWTWFYPYHYGPFASDLKGMGQVRVCFEKGVPFLPFDQLLSVLPQRSSYALPKAYAHLMLDEQSKIFDLFPQNFEIDIEGKRFMWQGICKLPYMDEKRLLAETRELMNGLTETEAKRNSVEVDRLLVSNTAKVAEKICSLSSNKLDTSISDGIGGIISLCHEGVEENQQDSVFCVKYEMPVNGSSHIQHLLYGVNFPEKTIFENDIKETVLWHELQQFHNRFERSNNQDNWRSSNREGNNSKFPPTASAFGGRIYGPSESIHEGAGVGWGSGRGKPERIDHDILNERMSTFTPFRKQPNGYGGSSYQQRSNAPFSRGQGRVQQNPNNVYSWKGVSSNSNNSAQPQWNESKDKSRW from the exons ATGGGTGTGCCATCGTTTTATAGATGGTTAATCAACAAATATCCAAAAGCGGTTACTAACACAAACACTTCAACTGTTGAATATGATAATCTTTATCTTGACATGAATTCCATTATCCATCCATGTTTTCATCCCAATGATGATGATAACAACATCAACAAG ATTTCTCCAACAACATTTGATCAAGTGTTTACAAATATGTTTGATTACATTGATCACCTTGTTACCATTGTTAAGCCTCGCAAGCTACTCTACATGGCCATTG ACGGAGTAGCTCCACAAGGGAAAATGTATAATCAAAGGACTAGACGTTTTAGAACGGCTAAAGATGATGAAATGCGT GAAGCCGAGGAAGAGAGACTAAGGAAGAAATTTGAAATGGAAGGAAAACAAGTTCTTCCTAAACAAGAATGTGAAGTGTCAGATTCTAATATAATAACACCAGGAACAGAGTTCATGCACCAACTCTCAAAGGCTCTTAAAAGTTATATCTCTTTAAGAATATCCTCTAATTCCTTATGGAAAGATATTATG GTAATTTTATCTGATGCTAATGTTCCTGGGGAAGGAGAACATAAGATTATCTCATTCATAAGGAAACAACGGGGTCTTCCTGATTACGATCCAAACACCGTTCACTGCCTATATGGCTCG GATGCTGATCTTATAATGCTTGGACTGTCAAGCCACGAGCCTCATTTTTCGATCATAAGAGAG GTTGTGCCTAATTATCATGAGAAGCTGCAACAGAATGCTGTTAAGCGGTTCGag CTTTTGCATATTTGGTTGTTGAGAGAATATCTTGAATTAGAAATGAAGATACAAGATCCTCCGAAAAATTTCACCGTTGATTTTGAGCGAATAGTTGATGATTTTATCTTCATTTGTTTCTTTGCTGGAAATGATTTTCTTCCTCACTTGCCATCTTTGGATAATATTTTTGAG GGGGCTATTGATTTACTTATGACTGTTTACAAGAAAGAGTTCAATAAATTTGGAGGATATCTTGTGGACATTAATAAG ATGGGGGAGAAATGCATGACATTTGTGAAGCTATCACGAGTTGAAAAATTCATACTTATGGTTGGTGCATATGAAGAAAAAATCTTCAATAAAAAAAGTGCAATTAGAGACAACAAATTGAGAAGGCTTATTAGTGATCAAGAGCAATCC AAGCAAGAAGAACAGAATGCATTTGATTATATGGATATTGAAAATGAAAGTAGTTCAAATTGCACGGTTTCTGATGAGGAA ATTTTGAAAAACACAAAGGACTTGAAAGAGGAATTAAACAAATGCATAAAAGAGAAAGGGGACTTATTGAAGAGTGGAGATTTCTTGATTGACAAG ATAAAATTGGGAACTGTTGGGTTTAAAGAGAGATATTACAAAGAGAAGTTTTCTGTGGAGGGCTCTACCAACATTGAGCtaaaaaggaaagaaata GTGCAGAAGTACACTGAGGGTTTGTTGTGGGTTcttcaatattatttttcagGAGTTGCTTCGTGGACATG GTTTTATCCCTATCATTATGGTCCATTTGCTTCAGACTTAAAAGGCATGGGTCAAGTGAGAGTATGTTTTGAGAAAGGTGTTCCATTCTTACCTTTTGATCAACTCTTAAGTGTTCTCCCTCAAAGGAG TTCTTATGCACTTCCAAAAGCATATGCACATCTGATGCTGGATGAGCAGTCAAAAATATTTGACTTGTTTCCTCAGA aTTTTGAAATTGACATAGAAGGAAAGCGCTTCATGTGGCAG GGTATATGCAAACTTCCATATATGGATGAAAAAAGGCTTTTGGCTGAAACCAGAGAACTCATGAATGGATTAACT GAAACTGAAGCAAAAAGAAATTCGGTTGAAGTAGATAGGCTGTTGGTTAGTAACACTGCCAAGGTAGCAGAAAAAATTTGCTCACTAAGTTCAAACAAATTAGACACAAGCATAAG CGATGGCATTGGCGGAATCATAAGTCTTTGCCACGAGGGCGTTGAGGAAAACCAACAAGATTCAGTCTT TTGTGTCAAATATGAGATGCCGGTGAATGGTTCAAGTCATATTCAGCATCTACTATATGGCGTAAATTTTCCCGAAAAG ACGATCTTTGAAAATGATATAAAGGAGACGGTTCTCTGGCATGAACTTCAACAATTTCATAACCGTTTTGAGCG GTCGAATAATCAAGACAATTGGAGAAGTTCAAATAGGGAGGGCAATAATTCAAAGTTTCCTCCTACTGCATCTGCTTTTGGTGGAAGAATCTATGGACCTTCTGAATCGATTCACGAAGGTGCTGGCGTTGGATGGGGTTCGGGTAGAGGCAAACCAGAAAGGATCGATCATGACATTCTTAATGAAAGAATGTCGACATTTACTCCTTTTCGTAAACAACCTAATGGTTACGGAGGATCTTCTTATCAACAACGTTCGAATGCGCCTTTTAGTAGAGGACAAGGCAGGGTTCAACAGAATCCGAACAATGTGTATTCATGGAAGGGTGTTTCTTCTAATTCAAACAACTCGGCACAGCCTCAATGGAATGAATCAAAGGACAAAAGCCGCTGGTAG
- the LOC123924370 gene encoding 5'-3' exoribonuclease 3-like isoform X3, whose protein sequence is MGVPSFYRWLINKYPKAVTNTNTSTVEYDNLYLDMNSIIHPCFHPNDDDNNINKISPTTFDQVFTNMFDYIDHLVTIVKPRKLLYMAIDGVAPQGKMYNQRTRRFRTAKDDEMREAEEERLRKKFEMEGKQVLPKQECEVSDSNIITPGTEFMHQLSKALKSYISLRISSNSLWKDIMVILSDANVPGEGEHKIISFIRKQRGLPDYDPNTVHCLYGSDADLIMLGLSSHEPHFSIIREVVPNYHEKLQQNAVKRFELLHIWLLREYLELEMKIQDPPKNFTVDFERIVDDFIFICFFAGNDFLPHLPSLDNIFEGAIDLLMTVYKKEFNKFGGYLVDINKMGEKCMTFVKLSRVEKFILMVGAYEEKIFNKKSAIRDNKLRRLISDQEQSQEEQNAFDYMDIENESSSNCTVSDEEILKNTKDLKEELNKCIKEKGDLLKSGDFLIDKIKLGTVGFKERYYKEKFSVEGSTNIELKRKEIVQKYTEGLLWVLQYYFSGVASWTWFYPYHYGPFASDLKGMGQVRVCFEKGVPFLPFDQLLSVLPQRSSYALPKAYAHLMLDEQSKIFDLFPQNFEIDIEGKRFMWQGICKLPYMDEKRLLAETRELMNGLTETEAKRNSVEVDRLLVSNTAKVAEKICSLSSNKLDTSISSDGIGGIISLCHEGVEENQQDSVFCVKYEMPVNGSSHIQHLLYGVNFPEKTIFENDIKETVLWHELQQFHNRFERSNNQDNWRSSNREGNNSKFPPTASAFGGRIYGPSESIHEGAGVGWGSGRGKPERIDHDILNERMSTFTPFRKQPNGYGGSSYQQRSNAPFSRGQGRVQQNPNNVYSWKGVSSNSNNSAQPQWNESKDKSRW, encoded by the exons ATGGGTGTGCCATCGTTTTATAGATGGTTAATCAACAAATATCCAAAAGCGGTTACTAACACAAACACTTCAACTGTTGAATATGATAATCTTTATCTTGACATGAATTCCATTATCCATCCATGTTTTCATCCCAATGATGATGATAACAACATCAACAAG ATTTCTCCAACAACATTTGATCAAGTGTTTACAAATATGTTTGATTACATTGATCACCTTGTTACCATTGTTAAGCCTCGCAAGCTACTCTACATGGCCATTG ACGGAGTAGCTCCACAAGGGAAAATGTATAATCAAAGGACTAGACGTTTTAGAACGGCTAAAGATGATGAAATGCGT GAAGCCGAGGAAGAGAGACTAAGGAAGAAATTTGAAATGGAAGGAAAACAAGTTCTTCCTAAACAAGAATGTGAAGTGTCAGATTCTAATATAATAACACCAGGAACAGAGTTCATGCACCAACTCTCAAAGGCTCTTAAAAGTTATATCTCTTTAAGAATATCCTCTAATTCCTTATGGAAAGATATTATG GTAATTTTATCTGATGCTAATGTTCCTGGGGAAGGAGAACATAAGATTATCTCATTCATAAGGAAACAACGGGGTCTTCCTGATTACGATCCAAACACCGTTCACTGCCTATATGGCTCG GATGCTGATCTTATAATGCTTGGACTGTCAAGCCACGAGCCTCATTTTTCGATCATAAGAGAG GTTGTGCCTAATTATCATGAGAAGCTGCAACAGAATGCTGTTAAGCGGTTCGag CTTTTGCATATTTGGTTGTTGAGAGAATATCTTGAATTAGAAATGAAGATACAAGATCCTCCGAAAAATTTCACCGTTGATTTTGAGCGAATAGTTGATGATTTTATCTTCATTTGTTTCTTTGCTGGAAATGATTTTCTTCCTCACTTGCCATCTTTGGATAATATTTTTGAG GGGGCTATTGATTTACTTATGACTGTTTACAAGAAAGAGTTCAATAAATTTGGAGGATATCTTGTGGACATTAATAAG ATGGGGGAGAAATGCATGACATTTGTGAAGCTATCACGAGTTGAAAAATTCATACTTATGGTTGGTGCATATGAAGAAAAAATCTTCAATAAAAAAAGTGCAATTAGAGACAACAAATTGAGAAGGCTTATTAGTGATCAAGAGCAATCC CAAGAAGAACAGAATGCATTTGATTATATGGATATTGAAAATGAAAGTAGTTCAAATTGCACGGTTTCTGATGAGGAA ATTTTGAAAAACACAAAGGACTTGAAAGAGGAATTAAACAAATGCATAAAAGAGAAAGGGGACTTATTGAAGAGTGGAGATTTCTTGATTGACAAG ATAAAATTGGGAACTGTTGGGTTTAAAGAGAGATATTACAAAGAGAAGTTTTCTGTGGAGGGCTCTACCAACATTGAGCtaaaaaggaaagaaata GTGCAGAAGTACACTGAGGGTTTGTTGTGGGTTcttcaatattatttttcagGAGTTGCTTCGTGGACATG GTTTTATCCCTATCATTATGGTCCATTTGCTTCAGACTTAAAAGGCATGGGTCAAGTGAGAGTATGTTTTGAGAAAGGTGTTCCATTCTTACCTTTTGATCAACTCTTAAGTGTTCTCCCTCAAAGGAG TTCTTATGCACTTCCAAAAGCATATGCACATCTGATGCTGGATGAGCAGTCAAAAATATTTGACTTGTTTCCTCAGA aTTTTGAAATTGACATAGAAGGAAAGCGCTTCATGTGGCAG GGTATATGCAAACTTCCATATATGGATGAAAAAAGGCTTTTGGCTGAAACCAGAGAACTCATGAATGGATTAACT GAAACTGAAGCAAAAAGAAATTCGGTTGAAGTAGATAGGCTGTTGGTTAGTAACACTGCCAAGGTAGCAGAAAAAATTTGCTCACTAAGTTCAAACAAATTAGACACAAGCATAAG caGCGATGGCATTGGCGGAATCATAAGTCTTTGCCACGAGGGCGTTGAGGAAAACCAACAAGATTCAGTCTT TTGTGTCAAATATGAGATGCCGGTGAATGGTTCAAGTCATATTCAGCATCTACTATATGGCGTAAATTTTCCCGAAAAG ACGATCTTTGAAAATGATATAAAGGAGACGGTTCTCTGGCATGAACTTCAACAATTTCATAACCGTTTTGAGCG GTCGAATAATCAAGACAATTGGAGAAGTTCAAATAGGGAGGGCAATAATTCAAAGTTTCCTCCTACTGCATCTGCTTTTGGTGGAAGAATCTATGGACCTTCTGAATCGATTCACGAAGGTGCTGGCGTTGGATGGGGTTCGGGTAGAGGCAAACCAGAAAGGATCGATCATGACATTCTTAATGAAAGAATGTCGACATTTACTCCTTTTCGTAAACAACCTAATGGTTACGGAGGATCTTCTTATCAACAACGTTCGAATGCGCCTTTTAGTAGAGGACAAGGCAGGGTTCAACAGAATCCGAACAATGTGTATTCATGGAAGGGTGTTTCTTCTAATTCAAACAACTCGGCACAGCCTCAATGGAATGAATCAAAGGACAAAAGCCGCTGGTAG
- the LOC123924370 gene encoding 5'-3' exoribonuclease 3-like isoform X1 — protein MGVPSFYRWLINKYPKAVTNTNTSTVEYDNLYLDMNSIIHPCFHPNDDDNNINKISPTTFDQVFTNMFDYIDHLVTIVKPRKLLYMAIDGVAPQGKMYNQRTRRFRTAKDDEMREAEEERLRKKFEMEGKQVLPKQECEVSDSNIITPGTEFMHQLSKALKSYISLRISSNSLWKDIMVILSDANVPGEGEHKIISFIRKQRGLPDYDPNTVHCLYGSDADLIMLGLSSHEPHFSIIREVVPNYHEKLQQNAVKRFELLHIWLLREYLELEMKIQDPPKNFTVDFERIVDDFIFICFFAGNDFLPHLPSLDNIFEGAIDLLMTVYKKEFNKFGGYLVDINKMGEKCMTFVKLSRVEKFILMVGAYEEKIFNKKSAIRDNKLRRLISDQEQSKQEEQNAFDYMDIENESSSNCTVSDEEILKNTKDLKEELNKCIKEKGDLLKSGDFLIDKIKLGTVGFKERYYKEKFSVEGSTNIELKRKEIVQKYTEGLLWVLQYYFSGVASWTWFYPYHYGPFASDLKGMGQVRVCFEKGVPFLPFDQLLSVLPQRSSYALPKAYAHLMLDEQSKIFDLFPQNFEIDIEGKRFMWQGICKLPYMDEKRLLAETRELMNGLTETEAKRNSVEVDRLLVSNTAKVAEKICSLSSNKLDTSISSDGIGGIISLCHEGVEENQQDSVFCVKYEMPVNGSSHIQHLLYGVNFPEKTIFENDIKETVLWHELQQFHNRFERSNNQDNWRSSNREGNNSKFPPTASAFGGRIYGPSESIHEGAGVGWGSGRGKPERIDHDILNERMSTFTPFRKQPNGYGGSSYQQRSNAPFSRGQGRVQQNPNNVYSWKGVSSNSNNSAQPQWNESKDKSRW, from the exons ATGGGTGTGCCATCGTTTTATAGATGGTTAATCAACAAATATCCAAAAGCGGTTACTAACACAAACACTTCAACTGTTGAATATGATAATCTTTATCTTGACATGAATTCCATTATCCATCCATGTTTTCATCCCAATGATGATGATAACAACATCAACAAG ATTTCTCCAACAACATTTGATCAAGTGTTTACAAATATGTTTGATTACATTGATCACCTTGTTACCATTGTTAAGCCTCGCAAGCTACTCTACATGGCCATTG ACGGAGTAGCTCCACAAGGGAAAATGTATAATCAAAGGACTAGACGTTTTAGAACGGCTAAAGATGATGAAATGCGT GAAGCCGAGGAAGAGAGACTAAGGAAGAAATTTGAAATGGAAGGAAAACAAGTTCTTCCTAAACAAGAATGTGAAGTGTCAGATTCTAATATAATAACACCAGGAACAGAGTTCATGCACCAACTCTCAAAGGCTCTTAAAAGTTATATCTCTTTAAGAATATCCTCTAATTCCTTATGGAAAGATATTATG GTAATTTTATCTGATGCTAATGTTCCTGGGGAAGGAGAACATAAGATTATCTCATTCATAAGGAAACAACGGGGTCTTCCTGATTACGATCCAAACACCGTTCACTGCCTATATGGCTCG GATGCTGATCTTATAATGCTTGGACTGTCAAGCCACGAGCCTCATTTTTCGATCATAAGAGAG GTTGTGCCTAATTATCATGAGAAGCTGCAACAGAATGCTGTTAAGCGGTTCGag CTTTTGCATATTTGGTTGTTGAGAGAATATCTTGAATTAGAAATGAAGATACAAGATCCTCCGAAAAATTTCACCGTTGATTTTGAGCGAATAGTTGATGATTTTATCTTCATTTGTTTCTTTGCTGGAAATGATTTTCTTCCTCACTTGCCATCTTTGGATAATATTTTTGAG GGGGCTATTGATTTACTTATGACTGTTTACAAGAAAGAGTTCAATAAATTTGGAGGATATCTTGTGGACATTAATAAG ATGGGGGAGAAATGCATGACATTTGTGAAGCTATCACGAGTTGAAAAATTCATACTTATGGTTGGTGCATATGAAGAAAAAATCTTCAATAAAAAAAGTGCAATTAGAGACAACAAATTGAGAAGGCTTATTAGTGATCAAGAGCAATCC AAGCAAGAAGAACAGAATGCATTTGATTATATGGATATTGAAAATGAAAGTAGTTCAAATTGCACGGTTTCTGATGAGGAA ATTTTGAAAAACACAAAGGACTTGAAAGAGGAATTAAACAAATGCATAAAAGAGAAAGGGGACTTATTGAAGAGTGGAGATTTCTTGATTGACAAG ATAAAATTGGGAACTGTTGGGTTTAAAGAGAGATATTACAAAGAGAAGTTTTCTGTGGAGGGCTCTACCAACATTGAGCtaaaaaggaaagaaata GTGCAGAAGTACACTGAGGGTTTGTTGTGGGTTcttcaatattatttttcagGAGTTGCTTCGTGGACATG GTTTTATCCCTATCATTATGGTCCATTTGCTTCAGACTTAAAAGGCATGGGTCAAGTGAGAGTATGTTTTGAGAAAGGTGTTCCATTCTTACCTTTTGATCAACTCTTAAGTGTTCTCCCTCAAAGGAG TTCTTATGCACTTCCAAAAGCATATGCACATCTGATGCTGGATGAGCAGTCAAAAATATTTGACTTGTTTCCTCAGA aTTTTGAAATTGACATAGAAGGAAAGCGCTTCATGTGGCAG GGTATATGCAAACTTCCATATATGGATGAAAAAAGGCTTTTGGCTGAAACCAGAGAACTCATGAATGGATTAACT GAAACTGAAGCAAAAAGAAATTCGGTTGAAGTAGATAGGCTGTTGGTTAGTAACACTGCCAAGGTAGCAGAAAAAATTTGCTCACTAAGTTCAAACAAATTAGACACAAGCATAAG caGCGATGGCATTGGCGGAATCATAAGTCTTTGCCACGAGGGCGTTGAGGAAAACCAACAAGATTCAGTCTT TTGTGTCAAATATGAGATGCCGGTGAATGGTTCAAGTCATATTCAGCATCTACTATATGGCGTAAATTTTCCCGAAAAG ACGATCTTTGAAAATGATATAAAGGAGACGGTTCTCTGGCATGAACTTCAACAATTTCATAACCGTTTTGAGCG GTCGAATAATCAAGACAATTGGAGAAGTTCAAATAGGGAGGGCAATAATTCAAAGTTTCCTCCTACTGCATCTGCTTTTGGTGGAAGAATCTATGGACCTTCTGAATCGATTCACGAAGGTGCTGGCGTTGGATGGGGTTCGGGTAGAGGCAAACCAGAAAGGATCGATCATGACATTCTTAATGAAAGAATGTCGACATTTACTCCTTTTCGTAAACAACCTAATGGTTACGGAGGATCTTCTTATCAACAACGTTCGAATGCGCCTTTTAGTAGAGGACAAGGCAGGGTTCAACAGAATCCGAACAATGTGTATTCATGGAAGGGTGTTTCTTCTAATTCAAACAACTCGGCACAGCCTCAATGGAATGAATCAAAGGACAAAAGCCGCTGGTAG
- the LOC123924370 gene encoding 5'-3' exoribonuclease 3-like isoform X4 → MGVPSFYRWLINKYPKAVTNTNTSTVEYDNLYLDMNSIIHPCFHPNDDDNNINKISPTTFDQVFTNMFDYIDHLVTIVKPRKLLYMAIDGVAPQGKMYNQRTRRFRTAKDDEMREAEEERLRKKFEMEGKQVLPKQECEVSDSNIITPGTEFMHQLSKALKSYISLRISSNSLWKDIMVILSDANVPGEGEHKIISFIRKQRGLPDYDPNTVHCLYGSDADLIMLGLSSHEPHFSIIREVVPNYHEKLQQNAVKRFELLHIWLLREYLELEMKIQDPPKNFTVDFERIVDDFIFICFFAGNDFLPHLPSLDNIFEGAIDLLMTVYKKEFNKFGGYLVDINKMGEKCMTFVKLSRVEKFILMVGAYEEKIFNKKSAIRDNKLRRLISDQEQSQEEQNAFDYMDIENESSSNCTVSDEEILKNTKDLKEELNKCIKEKGDLLKSGDFLIDKIKLGTVGFKERYYKEKFSVEGSTNIELKRKEIVQKYTEGLLWVLQYYFSGVASWTWFYPYHYGPFASDLKGMGQVRVCFEKGVPFLPFDQLLSVLPQRSSYALPKAYAHLMLDEQSKIFDLFPQNFEIDIEGKRFMWQGICKLPYMDEKRLLAETRELMNGLTETEAKRNSVEVDRLLVSNTAKVAEKICSLSSNKLDTSISDGIGGIISLCHEGVEENQQDSVFCVKYEMPVNGSSHIQHLLYGVNFPEKTIFENDIKETVLWHELQQFHNRFERSNNQDNWRSSNREGNNSKFPPTASAFGGRIYGPSESIHEGAGVGWGSGRGKPERIDHDILNERMSTFTPFRKQPNGYGGSSYQQRSNAPFSRGQGRVQQNPNNVYSWKGVSSNSNNSAQPQWNESKDKSRW, encoded by the exons ATGGGTGTGCCATCGTTTTATAGATGGTTAATCAACAAATATCCAAAAGCGGTTACTAACACAAACACTTCAACTGTTGAATATGATAATCTTTATCTTGACATGAATTCCATTATCCATCCATGTTTTCATCCCAATGATGATGATAACAACATCAACAAG ATTTCTCCAACAACATTTGATCAAGTGTTTACAAATATGTTTGATTACATTGATCACCTTGTTACCATTGTTAAGCCTCGCAAGCTACTCTACATGGCCATTG ACGGAGTAGCTCCACAAGGGAAAATGTATAATCAAAGGACTAGACGTTTTAGAACGGCTAAAGATGATGAAATGCGT GAAGCCGAGGAAGAGAGACTAAGGAAGAAATTTGAAATGGAAGGAAAACAAGTTCTTCCTAAACAAGAATGTGAAGTGTCAGATTCTAATATAATAACACCAGGAACAGAGTTCATGCACCAACTCTCAAAGGCTCTTAAAAGTTATATCTCTTTAAGAATATCCTCTAATTCCTTATGGAAAGATATTATG GTAATTTTATCTGATGCTAATGTTCCTGGGGAAGGAGAACATAAGATTATCTCATTCATAAGGAAACAACGGGGTCTTCCTGATTACGATCCAAACACCGTTCACTGCCTATATGGCTCG GATGCTGATCTTATAATGCTTGGACTGTCAAGCCACGAGCCTCATTTTTCGATCATAAGAGAG GTTGTGCCTAATTATCATGAGAAGCTGCAACAGAATGCTGTTAAGCGGTTCGag CTTTTGCATATTTGGTTGTTGAGAGAATATCTTGAATTAGAAATGAAGATACAAGATCCTCCGAAAAATTTCACCGTTGATTTTGAGCGAATAGTTGATGATTTTATCTTCATTTGTTTCTTTGCTGGAAATGATTTTCTTCCTCACTTGCCATCTTTGGATAATATTTTTGAG GGGGCTATTGATTTACTTATGACTGTTTACAAGAAAGAGTTCAATAAATTTGGAGGATATCTTGTGGACATTAATAAG ATGGGGGAGAAATGCATGACATTTGTGAAGCTATCACGAGTTGAAAAATTCATACTTATGGTTGGTGCATATGAAGAAAAAATCTTCAATAAAAAAAGTGCAATTAGAGACAACAAATTGAGAAGGCTTATTAGTGATCAAGAGCAATCC CAAGAAGAACAGAATGCATTTGATTATATGGATATTGAAAATGAAAGTAGTTCAAATTGCACGGTTTCTGATGAGGAA ATTTTGAAAAACACAAAGGACTTGAAAGAGGAATTAAACAAATGCATAAAAGAGAAAGGGGACTTATTGAAGAGTGGAGATTTCTTGATTGACAAG ATAAAATTGGGAACTGTTGGGTTTAAAGAGAGATATTACAAAGAGAAGTTTTCTGTGGAGGGCTCTACCAACATTGAGCtaaaaaggaaagaaata GTGCAGAAGTACACTGAGGGTTTGTTGTGGGTTcttcaatattatttttcagGAGTTGCTTCGTGGACATG GTTTTATCCCTATCATTATGGTCCATTTGCTTCAGACTTAAAAGGCATGGGTCAAGTGAGAGTATGTTTTGAGAAAGGTGTTCCATTCTTACCTTTTGATCAACTCTTAAGTGTTCTCCCTCAAAGGAG TTCTTATGCACTTCCAAAAGCATATGCACATCTGATGCTGGATGAGCAGTCAAAAATATTTGACTTGTTTCCTCAGA aTTTTGAAATTGACATAGAAGGAAAGCGCTTCATGTGGCAG GGTATATGCAAACTTCCATATATGGATGAAAAAAGGCTTTTGGCTGAAACCAGAGAACTCATGAATGGATTAACT GAAACTGAAGCAAAAAGAAATTCGGTTGAAGTAGATAGGCTGTTGGTTAGTAACACTGCCAAGGTAGCAGAAAAAATTTGCTCACTAAGTTCAAACAAATTAGACACAAGCATAAG CGATGGCATTGGCGGAATCATAAGTCTTTGCCACGAGGGCGTTGAGGAAAACCAACAAGATTCAGTCTT TTGTGTCAAATATGAGATGCCGGTGAATGGTTCAAGTCATATTCAGCATCTACTATATGGCGTAAATTTTCCCGAAAAG ACGATCTTTGAAAATGATATAAAGGAGACGGTTCTCTGGCATGAACTTCAACAATTTCATAACCGTTTTGAGCG GTCGAATAATCAAGACAATTGGAGAAGTTCAAATAGGGAGGGCAATAATTCAAAGTTTCCTCCTACTGCATCTGCTTTTGGTGGAAGAATCTATGGACCTTCTGAATCGATTCACGAAGGTGCTGGCGTTGGATGGGGTTCGGGTAGAGGCAAACCAGAAAGGATCGATCATGACATTCTTAATGAAAGAATGTCGACATTTACTCCTTTTCGTAAACAACCTAATGGTTACGGAGGATCTTCTTATCAACAACGTTCGAATGCGCCTTTTAGTAGAGGACAAGGCAGGGTTCAACAGAATCCGAACAATGTGTATTCATGGAAGGGTGTTTCTTCTAATTCAAACAACTCGGCACAGCCTCAATGGAATGAATCAAAGGACAAAAGCCGCTGGTAG